A region from the Chrysoperla carnea chromosome 4, inChrCarn1.1, whole genome shotgun sequence genome encodes:
- the LOC123297588 gene encoding fatty acyl-CoA reductase wat-like, which translates to MDAEYLDDFNDNAVKDTEVQRFYRGTNVFITGGSGFIGNILIEKLLRSCNINKIYLLLRPKRGKDINKRLEDMFSGPVFENIKKKVNLHKKIQIVTGDCAEKELGLSAEDKAQLINNIHVIFHGAATVRFDEGLRQSTNINVRGTIEILKLAKQMPNLKAVVHISTAFSNCIHSTMVEQIYPPAMHYKELIALVDALKDDQLDKITDTVLGDYPNTYIFTKQIAESVIEEFANDIPIAIVRPSIVTGSAKEPIVGWINNMYGVTGIIAGAALGILRTLYCNPDNTADLVPVDYVANCSIVAAWDVEKRRNNMINNSEDNNEDVVPVFNYVSGTDNRITWRDVMKFTEEVGPTVPSPKIIWHYWFTLNKHRSLHIIYTYLLHYLPAIMIDFIRQLMGKKPMMMKVYQKVEKFSMVLRYFTIKQFEFTNDNTKDLFKKLSKKDQDLFNFDIMSKYDWRAYWKGYIIGMRVYLVGDPMSTIPEGRKKVLKFKIIHYTLVSAVLCFLVFIAWQLLSVTHSILVK; encoded by the exons ATGGACGCAGAATACTTGGACGATTTTAACGATAATGCAGTGAAAGATACAGAAGTACAACGATTTTATAGAGGTACAAATGTATTCATAACTGGTGGATCTGGTTTCATAGGAAATATTCtgattgaaaaacttttacgaTCATGCAAtatcaacaaaatatatttgttgcTTCGACCCAAAAGAGGGAAGGATATCAATAAACGTTTGGAGGATATGTTTTCTGGGCCG gtttttgaaaatattaaaaagaaagtaaatttacATAAGAAAATTCAGATTGTTACTGGCGATTGTGCTGAGAAAGAATTAGGCTTATCAGCAGAAGATAAagcacaattaattaataatatacacgtGATTTTTCATGGTGCAGCAACTGTTCGATTTGATGAAGGTCTCCGTCAAAGTACAAATATTAATGTTCGTGGTAcaatagaaattttgaaattggctAAACAAATGCCGAATTTAAAG GCTGTAGTCCATATATCAACTGCTTtctcaaattgtatacattcgACAATGGTTGAACAGATTTATCCACCAGCAATGCATTATAAAGAATTAATCGCCTTGGTGGATGCGTTAAAAGATGACCAGTTAGATAAAATTACTGACAC AGTACTCGGTGATTATCCAAACACATACATTTTTACAAAGCAAATAGCTGAGAGTGTTATTGAAGAATTTGCGAACGATATACCAATTGCCATTGTTCGGCCATCTATAG TGACGGGATCAGCAAAAGAACCAATTGTTGGCTGgataaataacatgtatgggGTAACAGGAATTATCGCTGGTGCTGCTTTAGGAATTTTGCGAACTTTGTATTGCAATCCTGATAATACAGCCGATTTAGTACCCGTTGATTACGTTGCAAATTGTTCAATAGTTGCTGCCTGGGATGTTGAAAAAAGGAG GAATAATATGATCAATAATTCAGAAGATAATAATGAGGATGTAGTGCCTGTGTTCAACTATGTGAGTGGGACTGACAACCGAATTACGTGGC GTGATGTAATGAAGTTCACGGAAGAGGTTGGTCCAACTGTACCAAGCCCAAAAATTATATGGCACTATTGGTTTACTCTTAATAAACATCGGTCATTGCACATAATCTATACTTACTTATTGCATTATTTACCAGCCATAATGATTGATTTTATACGGCAACTTATGGGCAAAAAacctat gatGATGAAAGTAtatcaaaaagtagaaaaattcaGTATGGTATTACGTTATTTCACAATCAAACAATTCGAATTTACCAATGACAATACAAAAGatctattcaaaaaattatctaaaaaggatcaagatttatttaattttgatataatgtcCAAATATGATTGGAGAGCTTATTGGAAAGGATATATTATAGGTATGCGAGTATATTTAGTGGGTGATCCAATGAGTACAATACCCGAAGGTAGAAAGAAAGTATTGAAATTCAAAATCATTCATTATACACTCGTATCAGCAGTA